In Treponema vincentii, a single window of DNA contains:
- a CDS encoding alpha/beta hydrolase encodes MALVYTEVLAQSFMRPVSLCAIIPAEESAPDASGQRPQVQETKPLKTLYLLHGLYGCHTDWLTLTNIRRYATEKHIAVIMPAAENAFYIDGKLPGQQYGTFVGDELIRLTRRLFHLSTERKDTVIAGLSMGGAGAIRAACLYPQNFGAAAGISSAFLTREQLSPEHPVFTPEWAKGIFGSIENMESEYKNAVLKMKKFMQGKAYPQISLECGTSDGFIGINRDFHRFLQEQGIEHYYEESPGGHEWPLWDRGIKKIINRFF; translated from the coding sequence ATGGCTCTTGTTTATACCGAAGTTTTGGCACAATCATTTATGCGTCCGGTTTCACTGTGCGCAATTATTCCGGCGGAAGAAAGCGCGCCCGATGCTTCCGGGCAAAGACCGCAGGTGCAGGAAACCAAGCCGCTCAAAACGCTCTATCTGCTGCACGGATTGTACGGCTGCCATACGGACTGGCTCACGCTTACAAACATACGTCGCTACGCAACGGAAAAGCATATTGCCGTCATCATGCCGGCGGCGGAAAATGCGTTTTATATTGACGGTAAACTTCCCGGGCAGCAGTACGGTACCTTTGTCGGGGACGAGCTGATACGGCTGACACGGAGGTTGTTTCACCTTTCAACGGAGCGGAAGGACACCGTTATCGCAGGGCTTTCGATGGGAGGCGCCGGAGCAATACGGGCAGCCTGTTTATATCCGCAGAACTTCGGAGCCGCCGCAGGTATTTCCTCCGCTTTTTTAACGAGGGAGCAGCTTTCGCCTGAACATCCCGTCTTTACCCCTGAATGGGCGAAGGGTATATTCGGCAGTATAGAGAACATGGAAAGCGAATATAAAAATGCGGTACTCAAAATGAAAAAGTTCATGCAGGGAAAGGCTTATCCGCAGATCTCCCTTGAATGCGGTACTTCGGACGGTTTCATCGGCATCAATCGGGACTTTCATCGTTTTTTACAGGAACAGGGTATCGAGCATTACTATGAAGAAAGTCCCGGCGGGCATGAATGGCCGCTGTGGGATCGCGGCATTAAAAAGATTATTAACCGATTTTTTTAA
- a CDS encoding N-acetylglucosamine kinase translates to MKQLFFGIDGGGTQSRLGICDETDRLIAQVKGGSTNRYAVGFDAACDNLRDLIQKLKIESGIDVQNCAAGCFASAGMSTEQETEDFRRFFTGEGIRCPLYLCNDALAALAGGTGTAEGIIVVSGTGSIAAGLDKNGRTARAGGLGHLIGDEGSGFKIGLDGIKAAAAALERRGERTILAPMLFNHYGVNTIRELFPFLYTNFDKSRVASFSPCVFQAAQQSDAVATHILTTAAQDLSLLTRSVYGALFDGTEAEVVFSGGILEHQSSFAKLTAAYICDVLPQVRIICRRFEPVVGACILARLGRQ, encoded by the coding sequence ATGAAGCAATTATTTTTTGGGATCGACGGAGGGGGAACACAGTCCCGGCTCGGTATCTGTGATGAAACCGATCGGCTGATTGCACAGGTAAAGGGCGGTTCTACCAACCGGTATGCGGTAGGGTTTGATGCAGCTTGCGATAATCTCCGCGACTTGATTCAAAAACTCAAAATTGAAAGCGGCATCGATGTGCAGAACTGCGCTGCAGGCTGCTTTGCTTCCGCCGGTATGAGCACGGAGCAAGAGACCGAAGATTTCCGCCGTTTTTTTACCGGCGAGGGAATCCGCTGCCCTCTGTACCTTTGCAACGATGCACTGGCCGCACTCGCAGGCGGTACCGGAACGGCGGAAGGCATTATCGTGGTGAGCGGTACCGGATCCATTGCCGCCGGCTTAGATAAAAACGGCAGAACCGCCCGCGCCGGTGGGCTTGGCCATTTGATTGGGGACGAAGGTTCCGGCTTTAAGATAGGATTGGACGGGATTAAAGCCGCCGCCGCTGCTTTGGAACGGCGCGGAGAGCGTACCATATTGGCTCCGATGCTGTTTAACCATTACGGTGTCAACACCATACGGGAATTATTTCCCTTTTTGTATACAAACTTTGATAAATCGAGGGTGGCCTCTTTTTCTCCCTGTGTATTTCAGGCGGCGCAGCAATCGGATGCGGTTGCAACACATATTTTGACAACGGCCGCACAAGACCTGTCGCTCCTTACCCGCAGCGTATACGGCGCTCTCTTTGACGGAACGGAGGCTGAAGTGGTATTCTCCGGCGGCATTTTGGAACATCAATCTTCTTTTGCAAAACTGACCGCCGCATATATCTGTGATGTGTTGCCGCAGGTGCGAATTATCTGCCGCCGTTTTGAGCCGGTAGTCGGTGCGTGTATCCTTGCCCGGCTTGGCAGACAGTAA
- a CDS encoding right-handed parallel beta-helix repeat-containing protein, translating to MKKVVRIVILSVFAFCLSIACKNYTEDIEDYLSYWSAGVSITEYRFEPQPQIYTEGMQYVPSKAPVTVTFTVHNSKNLGLKMPGDSDAPADIISFPHIPDAPDKRVAAPQSGNDYEFKKISNTELTLTYNPAFLQKYEWGRGDITPSIILYTTDGRVFKQNIPFKLNVNTPPPAIAECVVGQTTTHLPSETSYYVLCLQLSDDDMKKTCGNGLLHEDIAGIEINGTIYNLSVNSKLKQLKAQADSPFIDKDKVKKLDTTDAKEIPSDWTLYFKTKVKVKPASSKKDYTVRLKDKKGLYSEPVTVGTQGKIVTVTFKLAGGNISGSAADITRTGAPETPLQPPNPTKDGYTFNDWNPSLPTHPVFPAADTTYTAQWTLNTYTVTFKVDGGQGSLTGTHNSTSKVASGSTEMKFESVPHNSTITFTATPSGGWEVEKWMLDGNEVPGHTNTSYTLSNVTGNKTVKVKFKAVGGQGPTIEATSWEELRAKVQSATEGTIIEIAQNLTYNISHAVGKDSIIEVNNNITIKSKGSGTYTLNAGGKGADSEQSNAKSTGIFEVSGNKTLTLENLILTKTEKYAVYVDHNSSLTMKNVTINNCKTQYNVAGIYFNKGKDLKLENCEINLCKGKGSASSGGIYIQEPKGTVSIKDTIIKNCKTKENGSGTGGGIYLYKAAGTLENVKVDSCSAKSGGGIYVKGGTLTITGGSFINNSTGGTGQSDGGGAIYNEGAKVTIIGCTIGDDDSRKGNLAVQGGGIFVDGGAECILEAGTKIIGNGTIGLGTGTGNGGGVYVAGNSSLKMENVTIKNCEATGTDSAGGGVYLYKGTCTLEKVIVEGCKAPKGGGIFVSEEAECILKQDVKILQNVAMGTNSNGGGIFVDKDSGDIKLGTLTINGSSEKPVIISKNTADYGGGVYNRGTAAINHAEIKDNNVQYHGGGMVNAGTCTMDSVRIENNEASNQNSNVGNGGGIYSDKKLTLKDTTVIGNTAKRDGGAIYIDDSVFNMSGSTVINVEPSGGATGPSKNDIYLTNTAFITLTGALTATENIARITLNSLGGYKNNREIVKGDSGFTIPSGYENKFTITDKIGNPQHWKLIYQSNALKLKKN from the coding sequence ATGAAAAAAGTTGTGCGGATAGTTATTCTCTCAGTTTTTGCGTTTTGCCTTTCCATAGCCTGTAAAAATTACACGGAAGATATTGAAGATTATTTAAGCTATTGGTCAGCCGGCGTATCGATTACGGAGTATCGGTTTGAGCCGCAGCCTCAAATCTATACGGAAGGTATGCAATACGTTCCCTCCAAGGCACCCGTAACCGTTACATTTACCGTGCACAACTCTAAAAACTTAGGTTTAAAAATGCCGGGAGATTCCGATGCTCCTGCCGATATTATTTCATTTCCGCATATTCCGGATGCCCCAGATAAAAGAGTTGCTGCCCCGCAGTCCGGCAATGATTATGAGTTCAAAAAAATTTCAAATACCGAGCTGACGCTTACCTATAACCCTGCCTTTTTACAAAAGTATGAATGGGGCAGAGGAGATATAACTCCTTCTATTATACTTTATACCACGGACGGCAGAGTGTTTAAGCAAAACATTCCGTTTAAGCTCAACGTAAATACTCCTCCTCCAGCTATTGCCGAATGTGTTGTTGGACAGACAACAACACATTTACCTTCCGAAACTTCTTATTATGTTCTGTGCTTGCAACTGTCGGATGACGATATGAAAAAAACATGCGGTAACGGACTTTTGCATGAAGATATTGCCGGTATTGAAATCAACGGAACAATATATAACCTTTCGGTTAACAGTAAACTGAAACAGCTGAAAGCACAAGCTGACAGCCCTTTTATCGATAAAGATAAGGTAAAAAAGTTAGATACCACCGATGCGAAAGAAATTCCTTCCGATTGGACGCTGTATTTTAAAACCAAGGTTAAAGTAAAGCCGGCTAGTTCCAAAAAAGACTATACGGTTAGATTAAAGGATAAAAAAGGACTGTATTCGGAACCGGTTACGGTAGGTACTCAGGGGAAGATAGTTACCGTAACCTTTAAGCTCGCGGGCGGAAATATCAGCGGCAGTGCAGCTGATATCACCAGGACTGGTGCGCCGGAAACACCGTTGCAACCTCCAAATCCTACTAAAGACGGCTATACCTTCAACGACTGGAATCCTTCATTGCCTACACATCCCGTGTTCCCTGCCGCAGATACGACATACACTGCGCAGTGGACGCTAAATACCTATACCGTAACATTTAAAGTAGACGGCGGACAGGGCTCTCTAACAGGCACACATAACAGCACATCTAAGGTAGCGAGCGGTTCAACTGAGATGAAATTTGAATCAGTTCCGCATAATAGTACGATAACCTTTACCGCTACGCCGAGTGGTGGTTGGGAAGTAGAAAAATGGATGCTTGACGGCAATGAAGTCCCCGGCCATACAAATACGAGTTATACTCTTTCCAATGTAACCGGCAATAAAACCGTAAAGGTGAAGTTTAAGGCAGTTGGCGGTCAGGGACCGACAATAGAGGCAACTAGTTGGGAAGAGTTACGGGCTAAAGTGCAAAGTGCTACCGAGGGCACTATTATCGAAATAGCACAGAATCTTACCTACAACATATCTCATGCAGTCGGCAAGGACTCTATAATCGAGGTAAATAATAATATCACCATAAAATCAAAAGGCAGCGGTACGTATACTTTGAATGCAGGTGGTAAGGGAGCTGATAGTGAGCAATCCAATGCCAAGAGTACCGGTATTTTTGAGGTGAGTGGCAACAAAACCTTAACGCTTGAAAATTTAATTTTAACCAAGACCGAAAAATATGCCGTCTATGTTGACCATAATAGTTCCCTTACAATGAAGAATGTAACGATTAATAACTGTAAGACCCAATATAATGTAGCCGGTATTTATTTTAATAAAGGTAAAGATTTAAAGCTTGAAAACTGCGAAATAAATCTTTGTAAAGGCAAAGGTTCCGCTTCTTCCGGTGGTATATATATTCAAGAGCCGAAAGGAACGGTGAGCATAAAAGACACGATAATTAAAAATTGCAAAACCAAAGAGAATGGTAGTGGCACCGGCGGCGGTATATATCTGTATAAAGCAGCCGGTACTTTGGAAAATGTAAAGGTTGATAGCTGTAGTGCGAAAAGCGGCGGCGGAATATACGTCAAAGGTGGAACTCTTACTATAACCGGCGGATCTTTTATAAATAATTCAACTGGGGGCACAGGTCAGAGCGACGGGGGCGGGGCTATTTATAACGAAGGCGCTAAAGTTACTATAATAGGATGTACCATCGGCGACGATGATTCAAGAAAAGGTAACCTCGCGGTACAGGGCGGTGGTATCTTTGTTGATGGAGGTGCCGAATGTATTTTAGAAGCAGGTACAAAAATCATCGGTAACGGCACAATTGGGCTGGGAACAGGCACGGGTAACGGCGGTGGTGTGTATGTCGCGGGGAATAGTTCCCTTAAAATGGAGAATGTAACGATTAAAAACTGTGAAGCAACCGGCACAGATAGTGCCGGCGGCGGTGTATATCTGTATAAAGGAACATGTACGCTGGAAAAGGTGATTGTTGAAGGGTGTAAAGCACCGAAAGGCGGGGGTATATTCGTCAGCGAGGAGGCTGAGTGTATTCTCAAACAGGACGTAAAAATTCTCCAAAATGTGGCAATGGGTACCAATAGCAACGGTGGCGGTATTTTTGTAGATAAAGATTCAGGCGATATTAAACTCGGTACATTAACTATCAATGGGTCTAGCGAGAAACCTGTTATCATCTCTAAAAATACGGCTGATTACGGCGGGGGCGTGTATAACCGTGGAACGGCAGCTATTAACCATGCTGAGATAAAGGATAACAACGTACAATACCACGGTGGCGGAATGGTTAATGCAGGAACGTGTACGATGGACAGTGTTAGGATAGAGAATAATGAAGCTTCTAACCAGAATAGCAACGTTGGAAATGGAGGCGGTATCTATAGCGATAAAAAGCTTACGCTTAAAGATACTACCGTTATCGGCAACACTGCCAAAAGGGACGGAGGGGCTATATATATTGACGATTCGGTCTTCAATATGTCGGGTTCTACGGTTATTAATGTTGAACCAAGCGGAGGAGCCACTGGCCCAAGCAAGAATGACATATATTTGACGAATACTGCCTTTATCACGCTGACCGGTGCGCTAACCGCTACGGAAAATATTGCACGTATCACGTTAAACAGTTTAGGCGGTTATAAAAACAACCGAGAAATAGTGAAGGGCGATTCCGGTTTTACTATTCCATCAGGCTACGAAAATAAATTTACGATAACGGATAAAATAGGCAACCCTCAGCACTGGAAACTTATTTATCAAAGTAATGCGTTAAAGCTTAAGAAGAACTAA
- the murQ gene encoding N-acetylmuramic acid 6-phosphate etherase, with product MKEIPVTEQRNPASYQIDTKSTAEILTIINNEDKKVPEAVSQAIPQLTRLVDCAVEVFQKGGRLFYLGAGTSGRLGVLDASECPPTYGVSPDMVQGFIAGGDAALRRSIEGAEDDENHGIDQLRGAEFSASDMLVGITASGSAPYVLGALRYARSLGSPTGAISCNKDSRTFELADYPIYLPVGPEIVTGSTRMKSGTAQKLALNMITTTAMIRMGKVYNNFMIDLMPVNAKLVERSKRLINEITGCGEARAARIFEDSGRKIRTAVIMASLEVSKEEAEALLKQGNGNINNALDAYKRR from the coding sequence ATGAAAGAAATTCCCGTAACGGAGCAGCGCAATCCTGCTTCATATCAAATCGATACGAAAAGTACGGCAGAAATTTTGACGATTATCAATAATGAAGATAAAAAAGTTCCCGAGGCGGTTTCGCAGGCGATTCCTCAGTTGACGCGGCTGGTCGATTGCGCGGTTGAGGTGTTTCAAAAAGGCGGGCGGCTGTTTTACCTTGGTGCGGGAACTTCCGGCCGTTTGGGGGTGTTGGACGCCTCAGAATGTCCGCCCACCTACGGCGTGTCCCCCGATATGGTGCAGGGCTTTATCGCAGGCGGCGATGCCGCGCTCCGCCGTTCCATCGAAGGCGCCGAGGATGATGAAAACCACGGTATCGATCAGCTGCGCGGCGCGGAGTTTTCGGCGTCCGATATGTTGGTCGGTATTACCGCCTCCGGTTCCGCTCCTTATGTGCTGGGAGCGCTCCGATATGCCCGTTCGCTCGGCAGCCCGACCGGTGCAATAAGCTGCAATAAAGATTCACGTACCTTTGAGCTTGCCGATTATCCCATTTATCTGCCGGTCGGGCCCGAAATCGTTACCGGCTCCACTCGAATGAAGTCCGGCACTGCGCAAAAGCTCGCGCTGAATATGATTACCACCACCGCGATGATTAGGATGGGAAAGGTCTATAATAACTTTATGATCGATCTGATGCCGGTGAACGCAAAGCTGGTGGAACGGTCGAAGCGGCTGATTAACGAGATTACCGGATGCGGGGAAGCGCGTGCCGCACGGATATTTGAGGATTCCGGACGGAAGATACGGACAGCGGTGATTATGGCCTCGCTTGAGGTATCGAAAGAGGAAGCGGAAGCGCTGCTTAAGCAGGGGAACGGCAATATCAACAATGCGCTCGATGCGTATAAACGGCGATAA